One part of the Vigna radiata var. radiata cultivar VC1973A unplaced genomic scaffold, Vradiata_ver6 scaffold_216, whole genome shotgun sequence genome encodes these proteins:
- the LOC106754461 gene encoding uncharacterized protein LOC106754461: MGITKRSSLLIFLLVFVSTLIHAKAYQSLFCGSSSTRCYGKYIRCPSECPNSETTDPKAKVCHIDCNKPICRAECRSRKPNCNAPGSGCYDPRFIGGDGRVFYFHGKSNQHFSLVSDSNLQINARFIGHRPAGRTRDYTWIQALGILFNSKTFSLEATKTPKWDNDLDYIKLTYNDGHVALAEGPLSTWYNEEKDVKVERVANKNSVMVTLKDVAEILVNVVPVTKEDDRIHNYQVPSDDCFAHLEVQFRFFALSPKVDGVLGRTYRLDFENPAKAGVAMPVVGGEDRYKTKSLLSHDCGSCVFSQGSSFQKETTLQVMEHGTLDCTKFSHGFGIVCRK; encoded by the exons ATGGGAATCACCAAAAGAAGTTCCCTCCTAATCTTCTTGCTAGTTTTTGTCTCAACCTTGATCCATGCCAAAGCATATCAAAGCCTATTCTGTGGCAGCAGTTCAACACGATGCTATGGAAAGTACATCAGGTGTCCTAGTGAATGCCCTAACAGTGAAACAACAGATCCTAAGGCTAAGGTTTGTCACATTGATTGCAACAAACCTATTTGCAGGGCAGAATGCAGAA GTCGTAAGCCAAACTGCAATGCACCAGGATCAGGATGCTATGATCCCCGTTTCATTGGTGGGGATGGTAGAGTCTTCTACTTCCATGGAAAAAGCAATCAACATTTCTCCTTAGTTTCCGATTCCAACCTTCAAATCAATGCTCGTTTCATCGGACACAGACCTGCTGGTAGGACCCGTGACTATACTTGGATTCAAGcccttggaattctcttcaACTCCAAAACTTTCTCACTTGAGGCCACCAAGACACCCAAATGGGATAATGATCTTGACTACATCAAACTCACCTACAATGACGGACATGTAGCCCTAGCCGAAGGCCCTCTCTCCACCTGGTACAATGAGGAAAAAGATGTGAAAGTGGAGAGAGTGGCAAACAAGAACAGTGTCATGGTTACACTGAAAGATGTGGCTGAAATCTTGGTGAATGTTGTGCCAGTAACCAAAGAGGATGACAGAATCCATAACTACCAAGTACCCTCTGATGACTGTTTTGCTCACCTGGAAGTTCAGTTCAGGTTCTTTGCCTTGTCCCCAAAAGTTGATGGTGTGCTCGGTAGGACTTATAGGTTGGATTTTGAGAACCCTGCAAAGGCTGGTGTTGCTATGCCTGTTGTTGGAGGAGAAGACAGGTACAAGACTAAGTCATTGCTCTCTCATGATTGTGGTTCTTGTGTGTTTTCTCAGGGAAGTTCATTTCAGAAAGAGACCACTCTCCAAGTGATGGAACATGGCACCCTTGATTGCACCAAGTTCTCACATGGCTTCGGAATCGTCTGCAGGAaataa